From bacterium, the proteins below share one genomic window:
- the xerC gene encoding tyrosine recombinase XerC, with amino-acid sequence MSHVEDFLTYLKTEKRCSAHTLRNYAVDFQEITEYLKARHPECVEAGEVRWLDLTIFPLRSYLAQAYGRLKPSSLGRRIASLRSFYKYLAKRGLVQRNVALELSAPKVPKALPKFLDVDEAFRLMEIPAGEDFSARRDRAILELFYSSGLRIGELTALRLAALDLAQALVRVRGKGNKERIVPFGAKAAAAIERYLEVRVSVAIQAGCEDVVFLGVQGKPVNPSVVARMLQKHASKLGLPKKVTPHMLRHSFATHLMMGGADLRGIQELLGHSSLSTTQKYTHVNFDKLQEVYDKAHPKA; translated from the coding sequence ATGAGCCACGTCGAGGACTTCCTTACATATCTCAAAACCGAAAAGCGCTGCTCGGCCCACACCCTGCGGAACTACGCCGTCGATTTCCAGGAAATCACCGAGTACCTGAAGGCTCGCCATCCCGAATGCGTCGAGGCCGGCGAAGTCCGTTGGCTCGACCTGACGATCTTTCCGCTGCGCTCCTACCTGGCCCAGGCTTACGGCCGCTTGAAGCCCAGCTCGCTCGGCCGCCGGATCGCCAGCCTCCGCAGCTTCTATAAATATCTGGCCAAGCGGGGCCTGGTGCAGCGCAACGTTGCGCTGGAGCTCTCGGCACCCAAAGTGCCCAAGGCCTTGCCCAAATTCCTCGACGTCGACGAAGCCTTCCGGCTGATGGAGATCCCGGCGGGCGAGGATTTTTCGGCCCGGCGCGACCGGGCGATCCTGGAGCTGTTTTATTCGAGCGGGCTGCGGATCGGCGAGCTGACCGCCCTACGGCTGGCCGCCCTCGATTTGGCTCAGGCCCTGGTCCGGGTTCGAGGCAAGGGCAATAAGGAGCGAATCGTGCCCTTCGGCGCCAAGGCCGCGGCGGCGATCGAGCGCTACCTGGAGGTTCGGGTGAGCGTCGCCATCCAGGCCGGTTGCGAGGACGTCGTTTTTCTCGGGGTCCAGGGCAAGCCGGTGAATCCGAGCGTGGTCGCTCGAATGCTGCAAAAGCACGCCTCCAAGCTCGGTCTGCCCAAAAAGGTGACGCCCCATATGCTGCGCCACAGCTTCGCCACCCACTTGATGATGGGCGGCGCCGATCTGCGCGGCATCCAGGAGCTGCTGGGCCACTCCAGCCTATCGACCACCCAGAAGTACACCCACGTCAATTTCGACAAGCTTCAGGAAGTCTATGACAAGGCCCATCCCAAGGCCTGA
- the hslV gene encoding ATP-dependent protease subunit HslV: MSSTIHATTILAVRRGNQVAIAGDGQVSFNNTVMKSGARKVRRMREGKVIAGFAGSAADAFTLFEKFEAKLEQYGNNLTRAAVELAKDWRTDRVLRRLEAMLIVADKEKTFTVSGTGDVIEPDDGITAIGSGGPYALAAARALLRHTELSAKEIALAGMKIAGEICIYTNDQVTVEEIS, from the coding sequence TTGTCGTCCACGATCCATGCCACCACCATTCTCGCCGTCCGCCGCGGCAATCAAGTCGCCATCGCCGGCGACGGCCAAGTTTCCTTCAACAACACGGTCATGAAATCCGGCGCCCGCAAAGTTCGGCGGATGCGGGAAGGGAAGGTCATCGCCGGTTTCGCCGGTTCGGCGGCCGACGCCTTCACGCTCTTCGAGAAGTTCGAGGCCAAGCTCGAGCAATACGGCAACAACCTCACTCGGGCGGCGGTCGAGCTGGCCAAGGATTGGCGGACCGACCGGGTCTTGCGCCGGCTCGAAGCCATGCTGATCGTGGCCGACAAGGAAAAGACCTTCACAGTTTCGGGCACCGGCGACGTCATCGAGCCCGACGACGGAATCACCGCGATCGGTTCCGGCGGGCCTTATGCCTTGGCCGCGGCCCGGGCCCTGCTGCGCCACACCGAGTTGAGCGCCAAGGAGATCGCGCTGGCCGGCATGAAGATCGCCGGCGAAATCTGCATTTACACTAATGACCAGGTCACGGTCGAAGAGATCTCGTAG
- the hslU gene encoding ATP-dependent protease ATPase subunit HslU, giving the protein MKAVNFTPREIVSELDRYIVGQRPAKRAVAIALRNRWRRQNVPAELRDEIAPKNIIMIGPTGVGKTEIARRLAKLANAPFLKVEASKFTEVGYVGKDVESIIRELTETAVKMIKEEETAQVQAKAEELAEERLLDLLLPAASKESPDPVNGAAPASNTRDKLRVMLQEGKFDDKLVEFEPSANPGGMMPIFEVVSGSSVDELGSNLRDMMSGLFSGKGRKRTKLKVPEARKLLTQEEAAKLIDMERVTKLAVERVEQSGIVFLDEIDKIAGRESQHGPDVSREGVQRDILPIVEGSNVNTKYGMVRTDHILFIAAGAFHVSKPSDLIPELQGRFPIRVELDSLTTEDFLRILQEPANSLTKQYEALLQTEKVVLDFTPDGLKEIADFAGLVNERTENIGARRLHTIMEKVLDEISFEAPDKRGFRLTVDADYVRDKLANLVEDQDLSRYIL; this is encoded by the coding sequence ATGAAAGCCGTCAACTTTACACCCCGGGAGATCGTTTCCGAGCTGGACCGCTACATCGTCGGCCAGCGGCCCGCCAAGCGGGCCGTGGCCATCGCGCTGCGCAACCGCTGGCGCCGCCAGAACGTCCCGGCCGAGCTGCGCGACGAGATCGCGCCCAAGAACATCATCATGATCGGGCCGACCGGCGTCGGCAAAACCGAGATCGCCCGCCGCCTGGCCAAGTTGGCCAACGCTCCCTTTCTCAAAGTCGAGGCCAGCAAGTTCACCGAGGTCGGCTACGTCGGCAAGGACGTCGAATCGATCATCCGGGAGCTCACCGAGACCGCGGTCAAGATGATCAAGGAAGAGGAAACTGCCCAAGTCCAGGCCAAGGCCGAGGAATTGGCCGAGGAGCGTTTGCTCGACTTGCTTCTTCCCGCCGCCTCCAAGGAGAGTCCCGATCCGGTCAACGGCGCGGCGCCGGCGAGCAACACTCGGGACAAGCTCCGGGTCATGCTCCAAGAGGGAAAATTCGACGACAAGCTGGTCGAGTTCGAGCCTTCGGCGAATCCCGGCGGCATGATGCCGATTTTCGAAGTCGTCTCGGGATCGAGCGTCGACGAGCTCGGCTCCAACCTCCGGGACATGATGTCGGGCCTCTTCTCGGGCAAGGGCCGGAAGCGGACCAAGCTCAAGGTGCCCGAAGCCCGCAAGCTCCTCACCCAGGAAGAGGCCGCCAAGCTCATCGACATGGAGCGGGTCACCAAGCTGGCGGTCGAGCGGGTCGAGCAGAGCGGCATCGTCTTCCTCGACGAGATCGACAAGATCGCCGGCCGCGAATCTCAGCACGGCCCCGATGTTTCGCGCGAGGGCGTGCAGCGCGATATCTTGCCCATCGTCGAGGGCAGCAACGTCAATACCAAGTACGGAATGGTCCGGACCGACCATATTCTTTTCATCGCCGCCGGCGCCTTCCACGTTTCCAAGCCCAGCGACCTGATCCCCGAGCTCCAGGGGCGCTTCCCGATCCGGGTCGAGCTCGACTCCCTGACTACCGAGGATTTCCTCCGCATCCTTCAAGAGCCGGCCAATTCCCTCACCAAGCAATACGAGGCTTTGCTGCAGACCGAAAAGGTGGTGCTGGACTTCACTCCCGACGGCTTGAAGGAGATCGCCGACTTTGCCGGGCTGGTCAACGAGCGCACCGAGAACATCGGGGCCCGCCGTCTTCACACCATCATGGAGAAGGTCTTGGACGAGATCTCTTTCGAAGCCCCCGACAAGCGGGGATTCCGCCTGACCGTCGACGCCGACTACGTTCGCGACAAACTTGCCAACTTGGTCGAAGATCAGGATCTAAGCCGTTATATCCTTTAG
- the argB gene encoding acetylglutamate kinase, whose product MDQLVQRASVLMEALPYIRRFYGKVIVIKYGGHAMVDEKLKESFAKDIIMMRYIGLNPIVVHGGGPQIGNVLKQMGIESKFHNGMRITDEATMDVVEMVLVGKVNKEIVGLINRHGGRAIGLSGKDGALIKARKLAEEKVSFDREGVNEIIDLGRVGNVSEVNVGILQLLGKDNFIPVIAPVGFSENGEALNINADLVAGAIASALQAEKLVLLTDVEGVKDGQGKLISELTVTKAAKLIGDKIIQGGMIPKVSCCIKALASGVKTAHIIDGRVQHAVLLEIFTDKGVGTILHE is encoded by the coding sequence ATCGACCAACTGGTGCAACGAGCCTCGGTGCTGATGGAGGCCTTGCCCTACATTCGCCGCTTCTACGGCAAGGTCATCGTCATCAAGTACGGCGGCCACGCGATGGTGGACGAGAAGCTCAAGGAGAGCTTCGCCAAGGACATCATCATGATGCGCTACATCGGGCTCAATCCGATCGTGGTCCACGGCGGCGGCCCTCAGATTGGCAACGTGCTCAAGCAAATGGGGATCGAGTCCAAGTTCCACAACGGGATGCGGATCACCGACGAAGCCACGATGGACGTGGTCGAGATGGTCCTGGTCGGCAAGGTCAACAAGGAAATCGTGGGTCTGATCAATCGCCACGGAGGGCGGGCCATCGGCCTCTCCGGCAAGGATGGGGCTCTGATCAAGGCTCGGAAGCTGGCCGAGGAAAAGGTTTCCTTCGACCGTGAAGGGGTGAACGAGATCATCGACCTCGGCCGGGTCGGCAACGTCTCCGAGGTCAACGTCGGCATTCTCCAACTCTTGGGGAAGGACAACTTCATTCCGGTCATCGCCCCGGTCGGCTTCAGCGAGAACGGCGAGGCTCTCAACATCAACGCCGATTTGGTCGCCGGCGCCATCGCCAGCGCTCTTCAGGCCGAGAAGCTGGTGCTGCTGACCGACGTTGAAGGCGTGAAGGACGGACAAGGCAAGCTGATCAGCGAGCTGACGGTCACCAAGGCCGCCAAGCTCATCGGCGACAAGATCATCCAAGGCGGCATGATCCCCAAGGTCAGCTGCTGTATCAAGGCGCTGGCCAGCGGGGTCAAGACCGCCCACATCATCGATGGCCGGGTTCAACACGCCGTCCTGCTCGAGATCTTCACCGACAAGGGCGTCGGCACCATTTTGCATGAATGA
- a CDS encoding acetylornithine transaminase, which produces MNNSETIALSEKYVMKTYARHPIAFVRGKGCYLWDADGKKYLDLLAGIAVNGLGHSHPAISEAIATQAQRLIHTSNLFYNQSQAELAELLCKHSFAGKVFFCNSGAEANEAAVKLARIYQKKKKGEPASEIITMERSFHGRTLGMIAATGQEKVKKGFDPIPEGFRHVPYDDLSALAAAMTDKTCAVLVEPVQGEGGVRFPAAGYLQAVRELCRKHGALLIYDEVQSGMGRTGKLFAYEHSGVAPDIMSLAKSLGAGLPIGACLASEEVAQAFEPGSHASTFGGNFLVCEAAKAFLRTLLEGGVLKNAQEAGIYFVERLKDLQKKHAFIREVRGQGLMIGVDLEIPGRPLVEAALTEGLILNSPQEKVLRFVPPLIISKKEIDEAIDILDDVFAGAGGSTA; this is translated from the coding sequence ATGAATAACTCCGAAACCATCGCCCTCAGCGAGAAATATGTCATGAAGACCTACGCTCGCCATCCGATCGCCTTCGTGAGAGGCAAAGGCTGTTATCTCTGGGACGCCGACGGGAAGAAATATCTCGACCTCTTGGCCGGCATCGCGGTCAACGGCTTGGGTCACAGCCATCCGGCCATCTCCGAGGCGATCGCCACCCAGGCCCAGCGGCTGATTCACACCTCCAATCTTTTCTACAACCAGTCCCAAGCCGAGCTGGCCGAGCTGCTGTGCAAGCACTCCTTCGCCGGCAAGGTTTTCTTCTGCAACAGCGGCGCCGAGGCCAATGAAGCCGCGGTCAAGCTGGCCCGGATTTATCAGAAGAAGAAAAAGGGCGAGCCGGCTTCCGAAATCATCACCATGGAGCGGAGCTTCCACGGCCGAACCCTCGGCATGATCGCGGCCACCGGCCAGGAGAAGGTCAAGAAAGGCTTCGATCCCATCCCCGAAGGCTTTCGTCATGTGCCTTACGACGATTTGAGTGCCTTGGCGGCGGCGATGACCGACAAAACCTGCGCAGTTCTGGTCGAACCGGTCCAAGGCGAGGGCGGGGTGCGCTTTCCGGCTGCCGGGTATTTGCAAGCGGTCCGCGAGCTTTGCCGCAAGCACGGCGCTCTCTTGATCTACGATGAGGTCCAGTCGGGCATGGGCCGGACCGGCAAGCTTTTCGCTTACGAGCATTCGGGTGTGGCGCCCGACATCATGAGCCTCGCCAAGTCGCTCGGCGCCGGCCTGCCCATTGGCGCCTGCTTGGCTTCGGAAGAGGTCGCCCAGGCTTTCGAGCCCGGCAGCCACGCCTCGACCTTCGGCGGGAATTTCCTGGTCTGCGAGGCGGCCAAGGCCTTCCTGCGCACCTTGCTCGAGGGCGGCGTCCTCAAAAACGCCCAGGAGGCCGGCATCTATTTCGTCGAGCGCTTGAAGGACCTTCAAAAAAAGCACGCTTTCATCCGCGAAGTCCGGGGCCAGGGCTTGATGATCGGTGTCGATCTCGAAATCCCGGGCCGTCCCTTGGTCGAGGCCGCCTTGACCGAAGGCCTGATCCTCAACTCGCCCCAGGAGAAGGTCCTGCGCTTCGTGCCGCCGCTCATTATTTCGAAGAAGGAGATCGACGAGGCCATCGACATCCTCGATGACGTCTTCGCCGGCGCCGGAGGGAGCACGGCTTGA
- the argF gene encoding ornithine carbamoyltransferase has product MKKLRHFLTLLDYSNRELRELLALGLELKGRWKKGKEDQSLKGKILAMVFEKSSTRTRVSFEAAMLQLGGHAINITSTDSQLGRGETYEDTARVLSRYCQAIMLRTYSQVGLEKMAAASTVPVINGLTDLFHPVQVMADLMTILEVKHSLDGLKVTYVGDGNNLANSWINAAIVLGFDLNVATPKGYEPSGGILNKIGNHPNVGLMEDPVEAVKSSDVVYTDTWFSMGQKEDEEKRRLFAPFQVNRELLSHAARDAMVLHCLPAHREEEITSEVLDGPQSYVWDEAENRLHIQKAILKTLMS; this is encoded by the coding sequence TTGAAGAAGCTCCGTCACTTTCTGACCTTGCTCGATTACTCCAACCGCGAGCTCCGCGAGCTCCTGGCCCTGGGCTTGGAGCTGAAGGGCCGTTGGAAGAAGGGCAAGGAGGATCAATCCCTCAAAGGCAAGATCCTGGCCATGGTCTTCGAAAAATCCTCGACCCGAACCCGGGTCAGCTTCGAGGCCGCGATGCTTCAGCTCGGCGGCCACGCGATCAATATCACCTCCACCGACAGCCAGCTCGGCCGGGGTGAAACCTATGAGGACACCGCCCGGGTCCTTTCGCGCTATTGTCAGGCCATCATGCTTCGCACTTATTCGCAGGTCGGCCTCGAGAAAATGGCCGCCGCCTCGACGGTGCCGGTGATCAACGGCCTGACCGATCTCTTCCACCCGGTCCAAGTGATGGCCGACCTCATGACGATCTTGGAAGTGAAGCATAGCCTCGACGGCCTCAAGGTCACCTATGTCGGCGACGGCAACAATTTGGCGAACAGCTGGATCAACGCCGCCATCGTCCTGGGCTTCGATCTCAACGTCGCCACCCCCAAGGGCTACGAGCCCTCCGGCGGGATCCTCAACAAGATCGGCAATCACCCCAACGTCGGCTTGATGGAGGATCCGGTCGAGGCGGTCAAGAGCAGCGACGTCGTCTATACCGACACCTGGTTCTCGATGGGCCAGAAAGAGGACGAGGAGAAACGCCGGCTCTTCGCTCCCTTCCAGGTCAACCGGGAGCTTCTCTCCCACGCCGCCCGCGATGCCATGGTCCTGCACTGTCTGCCGGCCCACCGCGAGGAAGAGATCACCAGCGAAGTGCTCGACGGCCCCCAATCCTACGTTTGGGACGAGGCCGAAAACCGCCTCCACATCCAGAAGGCGATCCTGAAAACCTTAATGAGTTGA
- a CDS encoding argininosuccinate synthase has product MSPSIKKVVLAYSGGLDTSVIIKWLIERYQCEVVAFAADLGQGEELSPLKEKAIKTGASKIYIEDLKEEFVRDFVFPMLRANAVYEGSYLLGTSIARPLIAKKQIEIAEKEKADAVSHGATGKGNDQVRFELTYYALKPGIQVIAPWRDWNFKSRSDLIEYAEKNGIPVPVSKAKPYSSDRNLLHISFEGGILEDPWNEPPADMFLLSKSPEAAPDKPTVIEVEYEKGNPVAVNGQKLSPANLLAKLNELGGENGVGRVDLVENRFVGMKSRGVYETPGGTILHTAHRAIESITLDREVLKIRDSLIPTYAAQIYNGFWYAPEREMLQNLIDDVQQRVSGVARLKLYKGNVTVLGRKSPNSLFSEDFATFEKDTVYNQKDAEGFIKINALRLKIRSLMK; this is encoded by the coding sequence ATGAGCCCATCGATCAAGAAAGTCGTCCTTGCCTATTCCGGCGGCCTCGATACCTCGGTCATCATCAAGTGGCTGATCGAGCGCTACCAATGCGAAGTCGTGGCCTTCGCCGCCGACCTCGGTCAGGGCGAGGAGCTTTCGCCGCTGAAGGAAAAGGCCATCAAGACCGGCGCCAGCAAGATTTACATCGAGGACCTGAAGGAAGAGTTCGTTCGCGACTTCGTCTTTCCGATGCTGCGGGCCAACGCGGTTTACGAGGGATCTTATTTGCTCGGCACCTCGATTGCCCGGCCGCTGATCGCCAAAAAGCAGATCGAGATCGCCGAAAAGGAAAAGGCCGACGCCGTCAGCCACGGCGCCACCGGCAAGGGCAACGATCAGGTCCGCTTCGAGCTGACTTACTACGCGCTCAAGCCGGGGATCCAGGTCATCGCGCCCTGGCGCGACTGGAACTTCAAGTCGCGCAGCGACTTGATCGAGTATGCCGAGAAGAACGGCATTCCGGTGCCGGTGAGCAAGGCCAAGCCCTACAGCTCCGACCGCAACCTCCTGCACATCAGCTTCGAGGGCGGCATCCTCGAGGATCCCTGGAACGAACCGCCGGCCGACATGTTCCTGCTCTCCAAGAGCCCCGAGGCGGCACCTGACAAGCCGACCGTCATCGAGGTGGAATACGAGAAGGGCAATCCGGTTGCGGTCAATGGCCAGAAGCTCTCGCCGGCCAACCTCCTCGCCAAGCTCAATGAGCTTGGCGGCGAGAATGGGGTGGGGCGAGTCGACTTGGTGGAGAACCGTTTCGTCGGCATGAAAAGCCGCGGCGTCTACGAGACGCCGGGAGGGACCATTCTCCACACCGCCCACCGCGCGATTGAGTCCATCACCTTGGACCGCGAGGTTTTGAAGATCCGCGATTCGCTGATCCCGACCTACGCCGCTCAAATCTACAACGGCTTCTGGTACGCCCCGGAGCGGGAGATGTTGCAAAACCTCATTGACGATGTTCAGCAGCGGGTGAGCGGCGTGGCCCGGCTCAAGCTCTACAAGGGCAATGTCACCGTCCTGGGAAGGAAATCGCCAAATTCGCTGTTCAGCGAGGACTTCGCGACCTTCGAAAAGGACACCGTCTACAACCAGAAGGACGCCGAAGGTTTCATTAAAATCAATGCCTTACGGCTCAAAATCCGGTCTCTCATGAAGTAG